One Spinacia oleracea cultivar Varoflay chromosome 4, BTI_SOV_V1, whole genome shotgun sequence DNA segment encodes these proteins:
- the LOC110788543 gene encoding auxin-induced protein 22D, which yields MYVKVSMDGAPYLRKIDLKQYKDYKELLRALEAMFKFNGIEYEQTYEDKDGDWMLVGDVPWEMFIGSCKRLRLVKGSESNGLA from the coding sequence ATGTACGTGAAGGTTAGCATGGATGGAGCACCTTATCTAAGAAAGATAGATCTAAAACAATACAAAGATTACAAGGAACTCCTAAGGGCCTTAGAAGCCATGTTCAAATTTAATGGTATAGAGTATGAACAAACTTATGAAGACAAAGATGGAGATTGGATGTTGGTTGGAGATGTTCCTTGGGAAATGTTTATTGGTTCTTGCAAAAGGCTTAGATTAGTGAAAGGATCTGAATCAAATGGCTTGGCCTAA